The sequence below is a genomic window from Sphingobium sp. EP60837.
GGCAGGACGGGACGCGTGGCGCCAGCGACGTGCCACGCCAGTCTCCGATCGTGCGCCGTTACTTTAGCGGCCCGTTGGTGCTGAACAGCGATTATGATGTGGCCCGCGCTCAAGAGGATCTGACCAGCGGCCTAGCCCAGGCGATCAGCTTTGGCCGGCCCTTCATCTCCAACCCCGACCTGCCCGACCGCTTTTCGGCGGGCGCGCCGCTCAATGCGTTGAGCGAAGGCACGCTCTATACGCAGGGCGCGGAAGGCTATGTCGATTATCCAGTGCTTGCCAAGGCTGGGTGACGGGCTTCAGCCGCTTGGGTCGGGCGGGTGCGGGAAGTTGCGCCTAGGTGTCTGGACTTCGCCCGAGACCAACGGATTTTGATAATGGAGGAAAGGGCCGCCTGTATTAGGGGGCGGCCCTTTCTTCATTTCAGCTTAAGCTCAGGCGCTGAATTTCTCGCGGAGCGCCAGCATGGCGAGGGCCGCCTTAGCCGCCTCGCCGCCCTTGTCCTTTTCGTCCGGACGGGCGCGGGTCAGGGCTTGCGCCTCGTTTTCCACGGTCAGGATGCCGTTGCCGATCGGGATGCCGTCCATGCTGAGCGCCATCAGGCCGCGCGCGCTTTCGTTCGAGACCACTTCGAAATGATAGGTCTCGCCCCGGATCACGACGCCGATCGCGACGAAGCCGTCATAGCGGCCGGTTTCCGCCGCCAGCGCCACCGCACCGGGAATCTCAAGCGCGCCGGGCACGGTCACGACCTCATATTTATGCCCTTCCGCATCGAGCGCAGCGGCGGCGCCTTCGATCAGAAGGTCGTTGAGATGGTCGTAGAAACGCGCTTCAACGATCAGGAATTTCGCCACGGCTGATGTCCTTCTTATAGCTCGACGGACCGCTGCCCAACCACGGCGAGGTCATAGCCGTCAAGCGCGATCAGGCTGTGATGCGTGTTGCTGAGCAGGATCATGTCATGGACGCCGAGGTCGGCGAGGATCTGCGCGCCGACGCCATAGTCGCGAAGCTCATCCATACCGCTGCCAGGCTGACCGGCATGATGGCGCAGGATGCGGCTGACAAAGTCCACCGGCGAGGTGCCGGTCAGGACGACGATGATGCCCGCCCCTTCCTGCGCGATGATTTCCATCGACTTGGCGAGCAAACCGCGACGAGGGCCGGTGGCGCCATAAACGTCGTCGAGCAGCGAAAGCTGATGGACGCGGACCAAGGTGGGCTCGTCGGGAGCGACATGGCCCTTTTGCAGCACCAACTGCTCGCTATGCGTCGCCTTGTTGTAGAAGCTGATTGCCTTCCAATCGCCGCCCCACTCACTCTTGAACGTGGTTTCGGCGCGGCGTTCGACCATATGATCGTGGCGGCGGCGATAGGCGATGAGATCGCGGATCGTACCGATCTTCATCTTATGCTTCTGCGCAAAGGGGATGAGGTCGTCGAGGCGTGCCATCGTGCCGTCGTCCTTCATCACTTCGCAGATGACGCCGGAAGGGTTGAGCCCGGCGAGGCGCGCTACATCGACCGCCGCTTCGGTATGGCCGGTGCGCACCAGCACGCCGCCATCCTTGGCGACCAGCGGGAAGACATGGCCGGGGGTGACGATATCGTCCCGGCCCTTCGATCCGTCGATCGCGACGGAGATGGTACGGGCGCGGTCGGCGGCGCTGATGCCGGTCGTGACGCCTTCACGCGCTTCGATCGAGACGGTGAAAGCGGTTTCGTGC
It includes:
- the ribB gene encoding 3,4-dihydroxy-2-butanone-4-phosphate synthase, whose amino-acid sequence is MSSALIDTVRTLVNEGGMSRSGLARAAGLHANSLRKLGEPDWNPTADTLGKLESYLLRREGGTALASPEEIINEARNGRMFILVDDEDRENEGDLVIPAQMATPDAINFMATHGRGLVCLAMTKNRVEELGLDLMSRNNGTRHETAFTVSIEAREGVTTGISAADRARTISVAIDGSKGRDDIVTPGHVFPLVAKDGGVLVRTGHTEAAVDVARLAGLNPSGVICEVMKDDGTMARLDDLIPFAQKHKMKIGTIRDLIAYRRRHDHMVERRAETTFKSEWGGDWKAISFYNKATHSEQLVLQKGHVAPDEPTLVRVHQLSLLDDVYGATGPRRGLLAKSMEIIAQEGAGIIVVLTGTSPVDFVSRILRHHAGQPGSGMDELRDYGVGAQILADLGVHDMILLSNTHHSLIALDGYDLAVVGQRSVEL
- the ribH gene encoding 6,7-dimethyl-8-ribityllumazine synthase, with the protein product MAKFLIVEARFYDHLNDLLIEGAAAALDAEGHKYEVVTVPGALEIPGAVALAAETGRYDGFVAIGVVIRGETYHFEVVSNESARGLMALSMDGIPIGNGILTVENEAQALTRARPDEKDKGGEAAKAALAMLALREKFSA